A region of Carassius auratus strain Wakin chromosome 41, ASM336829v1, whole genome shotgun sequence DNA encodes the following proteins:
- the rgs22 gene encoding regulator of G-protein signaling 22 isoform X3, translated as MSRGFPGESPDFPEITSENFEHSLSSDQSFVEFFNDFLLLPVFSVAVRYDGMSAGFELLDHTAVCLSHRIRTALMEIRSRAVCEPSWSPAEPLRDNSYSVTRLDREQTIQWLKRDRLPFFLRSDCYFEFRLTKGLSQLSGARSSPADDQCCLLSARPLGRFSEEMDSSFTCLNPSRSEPDDCSSAHGRSRSSFLEFKRSLVGGPGENILHLWMDIERLKTLSAKTKSRYLGWMKGQYVVSSSAAALGEQLLCRLGLNSATCWREERLRELQPCLSEILLLYWGQRFRLIVSGQGSCERGLSSSVCADTDPQTVCSCSDMRAELDSTEIQTLLEALHTESRSGFFFTHFCQNSGQQLWENAVYFCSELLQYHQLFCQSRFDPYRAQRTAQLLYASYLSSGAQMSVGLSEEDRRAVLLRLSPPFEDLFDRAEDHALSVLLEPWTLLSERLRDAPHTVAQWQEVRYAEAELFQTLQTLYTHTQSRQQQHRTPAEGSRAPGIWDKVPQEFRAVRLDSLLRNRMELQHFLSFLEENSASLELQCWLDVEQLKKSDGALLEERNTSIKDKYFSSNFLFGAGSPATEEQQMRLLQMCGGQQCLQRDSVSLSVLSELQSLLHSRLETRWLPLFLSSSQFIRRQQQKKVTDVEREQQPVIRQRRRRHVWRQASGGLMSSSQESVALRRALLNPVTCLQFQKFLSVRDDLLENDLLFWLEVQRYKDLCHSRCDDVALQRKVSIIISCFISSCVPPALQIHVPPEAAQRVMSQQRALGPYVFRETQACVFDELLKHWPDFVALRSAVGEEELQRVLDRETRSRRPTEEPDDSCSQQEEEDEAHVVADEEQNCGTDGTRAATYKDVFTLECVTHSFMKDLQQERQDLQLVITKYIQKNLKTSSVSDLQLSSSSSYQEEKKKRSCFGQCALISSYDYEDSYCML; from the exons ATGTCACGGGGGTTTCCCGGTGAGTCTCCCG aCTTCCCTGAAATAACGAGCGAGAACTTT GAACACAGTCTCTCATCTGATCAGAGCTTCGTGGAGTTCTTCAACGACTTCCTGCTGCTTCCG GTGTTCTCCGTGGCCGTGAGGTATGATGGGATGTCTGCAGGCTTCGAGCTGCTGGATCACACCGCTGTGTGTCTGTCTCACCGGATCAGAACCGCTCTGATGGAGATCAGGTCTAGAGCTGTGTGTGAGCCGAGCTGGAGCCCTGCAGAACCCCTGCGAGACAACAGCTACAGCGTcaca CGTCTGGACCGAGAGCAGACCATCCAGTGGCTGAAGAGAGACAGACTGCCCTTCTTCCTGCGGAGCGACTGTTACTTtgagttcag GTTGACTAAAGGTCTGTCTCAGCTCAGCGGGGCTCGCTCCTCTCCAGCGGATGATCAG TGCTGTCTCCTGTCTGCTCGGCCGCTTGGCAGATTTTCAGAGGAGATGGACAGCAGCTTCACCTGTCTGAACCCTTCCCGATCAGAGCCGGACGACTGCAGCTCAGCACACG GTCGTTCTCGGTCCAGCTTTCTGGAGTTTAAGAGGTCTCTGGTCGGCGGGCCGGGAGAGAATATTCTTCATCTGTGGATGGATATCGAACGACTGAAGACACTCAGCGCCAAGACCAAGAGCAG GTATTTAGGGTGGATGAAGGGTCAGTATGTGGTCAGCAGCAGCGCAGCGGCTCTAGGTGAACAGCTGCTGTGTAGACTGGGGTtaaacagcgccacctgctggagaGAGGAGCGACTGCGAGAGCTTCAGCCCTGTCTGTCAGAGATCCTGCTGCTGTACTG GGGTCAGCGCTTCCGCTTGATTGTGTCGGGTCAGGGGTCATGTGAGCGAGGGCTGAGTTCTTCTGTCTGCGCAGACACTGATCCGCAGACCGTCTGCTCCTGCAGTGATATGAGA gctgaGCTGGACAGCACTGAGATTCAGACTCTGCTGGAGGCTCTACACACTGAATCCAGATCTGGTTTCTTTTTTACTCATTTCTGTCAGAATTCAGGACAGCAG ttgtgGGAAAATGCTGTGTATTTCTGCTCAGAACTACTGCAGTACCACCAGCTCTTCTGCCAGAGCAGATTTGATCCGTACAGAGCACAGCGCACggctcag cTGCTGTATGCCTCGTACCTGAGCAGCGGTGCTCAGATGAGCGTGGGCTTGAGCGAGGAGGACAGGAGAGCGGTCCTGCTGCGTCTGAGTCCCCCGTTCGAGGATCTGTTTGACCGGGCGGAGGATCATGCTCTGAGCGTCCTGCTGGAGCCCTGGACACTGCTCTCAGAGAGACTCCGAGACGCTCCACACACT GTGGCGCAGTGGCAGGAGGTGCGTTACGCCGAGGCTGAGCTCTTCCAGACTCTACAGActctgtacacacacactcagagcagaCAGCAG CAGCACAGGactccagcagagggcagcagagcGCCGGGGATCTGGGACAAGGTTCCGCAGGAGTTCCGCGCGGTCCGTCTGGATTCACTGCTGAGGAACCGCATGGAACTACAGCACTTCCTGTCCTTCCTGGAGGAGAACTCGGCCAG tctTGAGCTGCAGTGCTGGCTGGACGTGGAGCAGCTGAAGAAGAGTGATGGAGCGCTGCTGGAGGAGAGAAACACCAGCATCAAAGACAAATATTTCAGCAGTAACTTCCTGTTTGGAGCCGGCAGCCCGGCCACTGAAGAACAGCAGATGAGG ttgctGCAGATGTGTGGTGGTCAGCAGTGTCTCCAGCGTGACTCCGTGTCTCTGTCTGTTCTGTCGGAGCTTCAGTCTCTGCTTCACAGTCGTTTAGAAACTCGATGGCTGCCGCTGTTTCTCTCGAGCTCACAGTTCATCAGGCGTCAGCAGCAGAAGAAG gtcacAGACGTGGAGAGAGAGCAGCAGCCGGTCATCCGTCAGCGCAGGAGGAGACACGTCTGGAGG caggcGTCTGGAGGTCTGATGAGCTCGTCTCAGGAGTCGGTGGCTCTGCGCAGGGCTCTGTTGAATCCCGTCACCTGTCTGCAGTTCCAGAAGTTTCTGTCTGTCCGAGATGATCTGCTGGAGAACGATCTGCTCTTCTGGCTGGAGGTTCAGAGATACAAG gatCTGTGTCACTCCCGCTGTGATGATGTGGCGCTCCAGAGGAAGGTGTCCATCATCATCAGCTGCTTCATCAGTAGTTGTGTTCCGCCGGCGCTGCAGATCCACGTTCCTCCAGAGGCAGCGCAGAGAGTCATGAGTCAGCAGCGAGCGCTCGGGCCATACGTCTTCAGAGAGACACAG gcatgTGTGTTTGACGAGCTGCTCAAGCACTGGCCGGATTTTGTGGCGTTGCGCTCCGCCGTTGGAGAGGAAGAGCTTCAGCGAGTGCTGGACAGAGAGACACGGAGCAGGAGACCGACAGAAGAACCGGACGACAGCTGCTCACAG caggaggaggaggatgaggcaCATGTCGTTGCTGATGAAGAGCAGAACTGTGGGACTGACGGCACGAGAGCAGCCACATataag gatgtGTTCACACTCGAGTGTGTGACGCACAGCTTCATGAAGGATTTACAGCAGGAGCGACAGGATCTCCAGCTCGTGATCACA AAGTACATTCAGAAGAATCTGAAGACATCGAGCGTCTCAGACCTTCAGCTCTCCTCGTCTTCCTCATATcaggaagaaaagaagaaaagaagctGTTTTGGTCAATGTGCATTAATTAGCTCTTATGATTATGAGGACAGTTACTGTATGTTATGA
- the rgs22 gene encoding regulator of G-protein signaling 22 isoform X7, protein MSRGFPGESPDFPEITSENFEHSLSSDQSFVEFFNDFLLLPVFSVAVRYDGMSAGFELLDHTAVCLSHRIRTALMEIRSRAVCEPSWSPAEPLRDNSYSVTRLDREQTIQWLKRDRLPFFLRSDCYFEFRLTKGLSQLSGARSSPADDQCCLLSARPLGRFSEEMDSSFTCLNPSRSEPDDCSSAHGRSRSSFLEFKRSLVGGPGENILHLWMDIERLKTLSAKTKSRYLGWMKGQYVVSSSAAALGEQLLCRLGLNSATCWREERLRELQPCLSEILLLYWGQRFRLIVSGQGSCERGLSSSVCADTDPQTVCSCSDMRAELDSTEIQTLLEALHTESRSGFFFTHFCQNSGQQLWENAVYFCSELLQYHQLFCQSRFDPYRAQRTAQLLYASYLSSGAQMSVGLSEEDRRAVLLRLSPPFEDLFDRAEDHALSVLLEPWTLLSERLRDAPHTVAQWQEVRYAEAELFQTLQTLYTHTQSRQQQQHRTPAEGSRAPGIWDKVPQEFRAVRLDSLLRNRMELQHFLSFLEENSASLELQCWLDVEQLKKSDGALLEERNTSIKDKYFSSNFLFGAGSPATEEQQMRLLQMCGGQQCLQRDSVSLSVLSELQSLLHSRLETRWLPLFLSSSQFIRRQQQKKVTDVEREQQPVIRQRRRRHVWRQASGGLMSSSQESVALRRALLNPVTCLQFQKFLSVRDDLLENDLLFWLEVQRYKDLCHSRCDDVALQRKVSIIISCFISSCVPPALQIHVPPEAAQRVMSQQRALGPYVFRETQACVFDELLKHWPDFVALRSAVGEEELQRVLDRETRSRRPTEEPDDSCSQEEEDEAHVVADEEQNCGTDGTRAATYKISWSYTKHMAALEHEKTPSSSSSTTDQHTRTHRRSRHTSDQMKNQNEHRAEDRASTEQVTRVMYS, encoded by the exons ATGTCACGGGGGTTTCCCGGTGAGTCTCCCG aCTTCCCTGAAATAACGAGCGAGAACTTT GAACACAGTCTCTCATCTGATCAGAGCTTCGTGGAGTTCTTCAACGACTTCCTGCTGCTTCCG GTGTTCTCCGTGGCCGTGAGGTATGATGGGATGTCTGCAGGCTTCGAGCTGCTGGATCACACCGCTGTGTGTCTGTCTCACCGGATCAGAACCGCTCTGATGGAGATCAGGTCTAGAGCTGTGTGTGAGCCGAGCTGGAGCCCTGCAGAACCCCTGCGAGACAACAGCTACAGCGTcaca CGTCTGGACCGAGAGCAGACCATCCAGTGGCTGAAGAGAGACAGACTGCCCTTCTTCCTGCGGAGCGACTGTTACTTtgagttcag GTTGACTAAAGGTCTGTCTCAGCTCAGCGGGGCTCGCTCCTCTCCAGCGGATGATCAG TGCTGTCTCCTGTCTGCTCGGCCGCTTGGCAGATTTTCAGAGGAGATGGACAGCAGCTTCACCTGTCTGAACCCTTCCCGATCAGAGCCGGACGACTGCAGCTCAGCACACG GTCGTTCTCGGTCCAGCTTTCTGGAGTTTAAGAGGTCTCTGGTCGGCGGGCCGGGAGAGAATATTCTTCATCTGTGGATGGATATCGAACGACTGAAGACACTCAGCGCCAAGACCAAGAGCAG GTATTTAGGGTGGATGAAGGGTCAGTATGTGGTCAGCAGCAGCGCAGCGGCTCTAGGTGAACAGCTGCTGTGTAGACTGGGGTtaaacagcgccacctgctggagaGAGGAGCGACTGCGAGAGCTTCAGCCCTGTCTGTCAGAGATCCTGCTGCTGTACTG GGGTCAGCGCTTCCGCTTGATTGTGTCGGGTCAGGGGTCATGTGAGCGAGGGCTGAGTTCTTCTGTCTGCGCAGACACTGATCCGCAGACCGTCTGCTCCTGCAGTGATATGAGA gctgaGCTGGACAGCACTGAGATTCAGACTCTGCTGGAGGCTCTACACACTGAATCCAGATCTGGTTTCTTTTTTACTCATTTCTGTCAGAATTCAGGACAGCAG ttgtgGGAAAATGCTGTGTATTTCTGCTCAGAACTACTGCAGTACCACCAGCTCTTCTGCCAGAGCAGATTTGATCCGTACAGAGCACAGCGCACggctcag cTGCTGTATGCCTCGTACCTGAGCAGCGGTGCTCAGATGAGCGTGGGCTTGAGCGAGGAGGACAGGAGAGCGGTCCTGCTGCGTCTGAGTCCCCCGTTCGAGGATCTGTTTGACCGGGCGGAGGATCATGCTCTGAGCGTCCTGCTGGAGCCCTGGACACTGCTCTCAGAGAGACTCCGAGACGCTCCACACACT GTGGCGCAGTGGCAGGAGGTGCGTTACGCCGAGGCTGAGCTCTTCCAGACTCTACAGActctgtacacacacactcagagcagaCAGCAG CAGCAGCACAGGactccagcagagggcagcagagcGCCGGGGATCTGGGACAAGGTTCCGCAGGAGTTCCGCGCGGTCCGTCTGGATTCACTGCTGAGGAACCGCATGGAACTACAGCACTTCCTGTCCTTCCTGGAGGAGAACTCGGCCAG tctTGAGCTGCAGTGCTGGCTGGACGTGGAGCAGCTGAAGAAGAGTGATGGAGCGCTGCTGGAGGAGAGAAACACCAGCATCAAAGACAAATATTTCAGCAGTAACTTCCTGTTTGGAGCCGGCAGCCCGGCCACTGAAGAACAGCAGATGAGG ttgctGCAGATGTGTGGTGGTCAGCAGTGTCTCCAGCGTGACTCCGTGTCTCTGTCTGTTCTGTCGGAGCTTCAGTCTCTGCTTCACAGTCGTTTAGAAACTCGATGGCTGCCGCTGTTTCTCTCGAGCTCACAGTTCATCAGGCGTCAGCAGCAGAAGAAG gtcacAGACGTGGAGAGAGAGCAGCAGCCGGTCATCCGTCAGCGCAGGAGGAGACACGTCTGGAGG caggcGTCTGGAGGTCTGATGAGCTCGTCTCAGGAGTCGGTGGCTCTGCGCAGGGCTCTGTTGAATCCCGTCACCTGTCTGCAGTTCCAGAAGTTTCTGTCTGTCCGAGATGATCTGCTGGAGAACGATCTGCTCTTCTGGCTGGAGGTTCAGAGATACAAG gatCTGTGTCACTCCCGCTGTGATGATGTGGCGCTCCAGAGGAAGGTGTCCATCATCATCAGCTGCTTCATCAGTAGTTGTGTTCCGCCGGCGCTGCAGATCCACGTTCCTCCAGAGGCAGCGCAGAGAGTCATGAGTCAGCAGCGAGCGCTCGGGCCATACGTCTTCAGAGAGACACAG gcatgTGTGTTTGACGAGCTGCTCAAGCACTGGCCGGATTTTGTGGCGTTGCGCTCCGCCGTTGGAGAGGAAGAGCTTCAGCGAGTGCTGGACAGAGAGACACGGAGCAGGAGACCGACAGAAGAACCGGACGACAGCTGCTCACAG gaggaggaggatgaggcaCATGTCGTTGCTGATGAAGAGCAGAACTGTGGGACTGACGGCACGAGAGCAGCCACATataag ATCTCCTGGTCCTACACTAAACACATGGCAGCGCTGGAACACGAGAAAACACCGTCCTCTTCCTCATCCACGACAGatcaacacacacgcacac ACAGACGCTCCAGACACACATCTGATCAGATGAAGAACCAGAACGAACACCGAGCTGAAGACAGAGCCTCAACCGAACAAGTGACACGTGTGATGTACAGTtag
- the rgs22 gene encoding regulator of G-protein signaling 22 isoform X11 — MDSSFTCLNPSRSEPDDCSSAHGRSRSSFLEFKRSLVGGPGENILHLWMDIERLKTLSAKTKSRYLGWMKGQYVVSSSAAALGEQLLCRLGLNSATCWREERLRELQPCLSEILLLYWGQRFRLIVSGQGSCERGLSSSVCADTDPQTVCSCSDMRAELDSTEIQTLLEALHTESRSGFFFTHFCQNSGQQLWENAVYFCSELLQYHQLFCQSRFDPYRAQRTAQLLYASYLSSGAQMSVGLSEEDRRAVLLRLSPPFEDLFDRAEDHALSVLLEPWTLLSERLRDAPHTVAQWQEVRYAEAELFQTLQTLYTHTQSRQQQQHRTPAEGSRAPGIWDKVPQEFRAVRLDSLLRNRMELQHFLSFLEENSASLELQCWLDVEQLKKSDGALLEERNTSIKDKYFSSNFLFGAGSPATEEQQMRLLQMCGGQQCLQRDSVSLSVLSELQSLLHSRLETRWLPLFLSSSQFIRRQQQKKVTDVEREQQPVIRQRRRRHVWRQASGGLMSSSQESVALRRALLNPVTCLQFQKFLSVRDDLLENDLLFWLEVQRYKDLCHSRCDDVALQRKVSIIISCFISSCVPPALQIHVPPEAAQRVMSQQRALGPYVFRETQACVFDELLKHWPDFVALRSAVGEEELQRVLDRETRSRRPTEEPDDSCSQQEEEDEAHVVADEEQNCGTDGTRAATYKDVFTLECVTHSFMKDLQQERQDLQLVITKYIQKNLKTSSVSDLQLSSSSSYQEEKKKRSCFGQCALISSYDYEDSYCML; from the exons ATGGACAGCAGCTTCACCTGTCTGAACCCTTCCCGATCAGAGCCGGACGACTGCAGCTCAGCACACG GTCGTTCTCGGTCCAGCTTTCTGGAGTTTAAGAGGTCTCTGGTCGGCGGGCCGGGAGAGAATATTCTTCATCTGTGGATGGATATCGAACGACTGAAGACACTCAGCGCCAAGACCAAGAGCAG GTATTTAGGGTGGATGAAGGGTCAGTATGTGGTCAGCAGCAGCGCAGCGGCTCTAGGTGAACAGCTGCTGTGTAGACTGGGGTtaaacagcgccacctgctggagaGAGGAGCGACTGCGAGAGCTTCAGCCCTGTCTGTCAGAGATCCTGCTGCTGTACTG GGGTCAGCGCTTCCGCTTGATTGTGTCGGGTCAGGGGTCATGTGAGCGAGGGCTGAGTTCTTCTGTCTGCGCAGACACTGATCCGCAGACCGTCTGCTCCTGCAGTGATATGAGA gctgaGCTGGACAGCACTGAGATTCAGACTCTGCTGGAGGCTCTACACACTGAATCCAGATCTGGTTTCTTTTTTACTCATTTCTGTCAGAATTCAGGACAGCAG ttgtgGGAAAATGCTGTGTATTTCTGCTCAGAACTACTGCAGTACCACCAGCTCTTCTGCCAGAGCAGATTTGATCCGTACAGAGCACAGCGCACggctcag cTGCTGTATGCCTCGTACCTGAGCAGCGGTGCTCAGATGAGCGTGGGCTTGAGCGAGGAGGACAGGAGAGCGGTCCTGCTGCGTCTGAGTCCCCCGTTCGAGGATCTGTTTGACCGGGCGGAGGATCATGCTCTGAGCGTCCTGCTGGAGCCCTGGACACTGCTCTCAGAGAGACTCCGAGACGCTCCACACACT GTGGCGCAGTGGCAGGAGGTGCGTTACGCCGAGGCTGAGCTCTTCCAGACTCTACAGActctgtacacacacactcagagcagaCAGCAG CAGCAGCACAGGactccagcagagggcagcagagcGCCGGGGATCTGGGACAAGGTTCCGCAGGAGTTCCGCGCGGTCCGTCTGGATTCACTGCTGAGGAACCGCATGGAACTACAGCACTTCCTGTCCTTCCTGGAGGAGAACTCGGCCAG tctTGAGCTGCAGTGCTGGCTGGACGTGGAGCAGCTGAAGAAGAGTGATGGAGCGCTGCTGGAGGAGAGAAACACCAGCATCAAAGACAAATATTTCAGCAGTAACTTCCTGTTTGGAGCCGGCAGCCCGGCCACTGAAGAACAGCAGATGAGG ttgctGCAGATGTGTGGTGGTCAGCAGTGTCTCCAGCGTGACTCCGTGTCTCTGTCTGTTCTGTCGGAGCTTCAGTCTCTGCTTCACAGTCGTTTAGAAACTCGATGGCTGCCGCTGTTTCTCTCGAGCTCACAGTTCATCAGGCGTCAGCAGCAGAAGAAG gtcacAGACGTGGAGAGAGAGCAGCAGCCGGTCATCCGTCAGCGCAGGAGGAGACACGTCTGGAGG caggcGTCTGGAGGTCTGATGAGCTCGTCTCAGGAGTCGGTGGCTCTGCGCAGGGCTCTGTTGAATCCCGTCACCTGTCTGCAGTTCCAGAAGTTTCTGTCTGTCCGAGATGATCTGCTGGAGAACGATCTGCTCTTCTGGCTGGAGGTTCAGAGATACAAG gatCTGTGTCACTCCCGCTGTGATGATGTGGCGCTCCAGAGGAAGGTGTCCATCATCATCAGCTGCTTCATCAGTAGTTGTGTTCCGCCGGCGCTGCAGATCCACGTTCCTCCAGAGGCAGCGCAGAGAGTCATGAGTCAGCAGCGAGCGCTCGGGCCATACGTCTTCAGAGAGACACAG gcatgTGTGTTTGACGAGCTGCTCAAGCACTGGCCGGATTTTGTGGCGTTGCGCTCCGCCGTTGGAGAGGAAGAGCTTCAGCGAGTGCTGGACAGAGAGACACGGAGCAGGAGACCGACAGAAGAACCGGACGACAGCTGCTCACAG caggaggaggaggatgaggcaCATGTCGTTGCTGATGAAGAGCAGAACTGTGGGACTGACGGCACGAGAGCAGCCACATataag gatgtGTTCACACTCGAGTGTGTGACGCACAGCTTCATGAAGGATTTACAGCAGGAGCGACAGGATCTCCAGCTCGTGATCACA AAGTACATTCAGAAGAATCTGAAGACATCGAGCGTCTCAGACCTTCAGCTCTCCTCGTCTTCCTCATATcaggaagaaaagaagaaaagaagctGTTTTGGTCAATGTGCATTAATTAGCTCTTATGATTATGAGGACAGTTACTGTATGTTATGA